A DNA window from Streptococcus sp. LPB0220 contains the following coding sequences:
- a CDS encoding LemA family protein, whose amino-acid sequence MIWIILGIIVVLVLIVVGVYNGLVKSRMQTREAWSQIDVQLKRRNDLIPNLIETVKGYAKYEGDTLAKVTQLRQQVAQASSPAEAMAASDALSRQVAGIFAVAENYPDLKANTNFMQLQEELTNTENKISYARQLYNSVTSNYNVKLETFPTNVIAGMFGFRQAEFLQVPEEEKAVPKVDFSGLGD is encoded by the coding sequence ATGATTTGGATTATTCTTGGGATCATTGTGGTCCTTGTGTTGATTGTAGTAGGAGTTTACAACGGTTTGGTGAAAAGCCGGATGCAAACTCGTGAAGCATGGAGTCAAATTGATGTGCAATTGAAACGTCGGAATGACTTGATTCCAAACTTGATCGAAACCGTTAAAGGCTATGCCAAGTACGAAGGAGATACACTAGCAAAAGTGACTCAACTTCGCCAACAAGTAGCGCAAGCTTCTTCACCTGCAGAAGCAATGGCAGCCAGTGATGCTCTTTCACGCCAAGTAGCAGGCATCTTTGCGGTGGCTGAAAATTACCCAGACTTGAAAGCCAACACCAACTTCATGCAATTGCAAGAAGAATTGACCAACACAGAAAACAAAATTTCTTATGCTCGTCAATTGTACAATAGTGTCACAAGCAATTACAATGTCAAGTTGGAAACTTTCCCAACAAACGTAATTGCTGGAATGTTCGGCTTCAGACAAGCTGAATTTCTTCAAGTGCCTGAAGAAGAAAAAGCAGTACCAAAGGTGGACTTTAGCGGATTAGGAGACTAA